In Lycium ferocissimum isolate CSIRO_LF1 chromosome 3, AGI_CSIRO_Lferr_CH_V1, whole genome shotgun sequence, the genomic window ATGACTAAGCTCGTATAGTGCCTATCCCGTAATAATAGGAATCAGGTTGAGCGCAGTTCAGGTGGGATAATGGTGTATTAGAGATAAGTGATTTCTGTCATTCGAGCATAGGGAAAAGAGGCTTGCAACCTCGTAactataaatgtggccggcgaCACATCCATAAGTAAGACTTTACATGGACATACTATCCTCATTTCTTTGAGAATGTTGTCAGCTTGATCTCTGAAAAACGAGGGCTAAAATCATCGTAGCGCTAAGTTATGTTTGCATCAAACACTTGTGTTATAGTTTTGACTTTGATGGGGAGTTTGGTATTTCTCTTTAGCATACCGACTCAGTTTGACGGCAAAGCAAGTCATTAAAGACTTGACATTGATTTCTGCAAAATTCCGAATAAACCGTTAAAGGAGTCAAAGGCAATGACAAAGTAGTTACTAGAATTGAGAGTAGAGTTAAGAATTCTGTCATTTGGCTTGTGTCATCGAATGACTTTTGTTTGATATTTCTGCTCGTTGTTAAAGACTCAGTGTCCGCTACAACCGCTTTATGATAATCATGGTTGGCCAAGTGACGTCGTTGATCTTTGACACTTAGTATTGATGTGCTATTCTTTAGGATGTTGAGCGGTATCTTCATGTTTGATTGATAGACCAAGCGCTTGCTTGTTGACATGCAATTCCTTTTAGTCGAGCAGCGACAGGGGCGAAGAGAGACGTCAAGCTCTTTCACCACTTCGAATTAACGTGAGAGatgaatcaaaataaaaataaaaatttaacttaGAGAACTCAGGATATATTCTTGTTTTAAGTTAAGTGAACATAAAAAATTCAGTTGTTTAGGTGTAAAAACCATATTGAGAATGAAGAAATCGGGTTCTATTTATAAATCCCTAACTCCAGGGTTTTGAAGAGTCCAAAATCGATATggggcttttttttttcaaatctgaAAAATAGCTCAATTGGACTTTGAAGTCCGAATCTTCTTTAAAATGTTTGAAATTAAAATGTGATGTCTTTGGAAATTGAAAAGAAATctgaaagaaaatagaaaaagaaggggaaatcAATCTTATCGTTTAAGAAATTGAATCGTTGGAAGAAGAGGGCAAGGACTTAATAAATTTCTTTTCCTGAAACGGGCGAACAAGACTAGTGAAAAGCAAAAGCTCTCTGAAACATTACCGATTTTGGCCGAAGACAGCTGGATAAAGCATGAGGTTTGGGGGATTCAGTGTTCATCGGTACAGGGAAAGGGCATAGGTTCGTTCTTCATTCTGAGTCAACAAAGAATGAGAATTGATCTGGGGTGTTAAAAGATGTATTGGGCTGGCCACTTAGGGTTGTTGGGCTAGGCAATGTTGCCGtttttgggctaatttgggGTTTAAGAGGTTGGCCAAAATTGAACTTAAATTGTGGCCTTTTGCATTTAATTGTAACCAAAAGCTTGTCTATAATAGCCAATTAAATCCAATCTTAGTAAAATCAAACCAAccttttaaaattaaactaattgaagtaaaattaagataaattaaatattcagttaattaattaatcttcttcattttaacaaactaaaatattatttgagataatttacttaattataataattaaaaatacgTACTTAATTAAAATACCTGCTTTTTGCATGGAATGATTTCCTAACAAACATAACTAATACTTAAAATTATGtgtaaatatacataatatatattagcgtatttttccaaatgagATGACAAAATAACGCCAAAAATAGtttagaaagtatttttttgattttctaaatAATTCTTTCACTGTTCGAAGTTCAAGAAGCTTGACTAGTTAATTTGAATTTCTGGAGGgcaaaaattgggtgtcaacattcCCTTTATTCGTATTCATGAATATCATTTCAATTATCATGAATCTGTCCATAATCCATGAATACTGATGTTTAGAACTCCATGGGTTCTCAAATACAAGTCAAGAACTAATGTTATTCCGTTCTGTAGATTTTATATGTTTCTATGCTTCATACAAGTTATgttatatatccatatacatgttAGATTATACACacaaatcatgtttacaagtcaAGTTGTACAAGTCATGGGCATTTCACCCAActatgttcatgttcatgtttttgcgagttgcacagattactaAGAAGGTTTAATACCTAAAACTATGTATGCCAGCATAAGATAAGGATCGCTCTGCCAAGTTAgtacgattccttcatgttaccCATTTGGAGTTATTTTATGGATCAATTCaagtcatgttcatgtctctTATCTGGGCAAGGTATGAGATGGCTCAGCTGGTCAGGTAAGCGGCCTGACGCCACATACTCACATGGTGGATTACATGTCCGTTTTACTAATGCTCTGCCacagatatgtatatatacataaaaaaatttacTCAAGTTACAACTTGACCATGCAGATCATGGTCATGTCGTAATTCAGTTATAGTTACAGCTTTACAGTATCCAGTTACATTTTACAACTTATAGTTACAGTTTCAATTTCAGATTACTTATGTGTccatgttattgattttggatGCCTATTCTCGAGCACCCCACTTGCAGTTCTTTCATTCAGTTGAtttacatacaagtacaatCCAATGTACTTATGTCCCTTTTGCCCGAGGCCTACAATTCATGATGCAAGTCTTTGATTTTTAGGATGACGGATCTGCTCGCTAGGACTCCATTGTATCAGCtaattggtgagccccacttaCTTTGGGGCGTTACCATTTATTTTCAGTAGTCATGTTATGTCATCAGCTCTTTGTCAGGTAtgcgggggccttgtcccaacaACAGTTCAGTGTTTTtagactcatgtcagaggttttaTAGACTATTTAGTATGTCATGTTCAATATTCAGTTATGTTTAGCCTTGTGGGTTACACAAATATGTTTCAAACTATTTTTCCACACTTATGTTTTAAATAATACTTTCAGTAGTATTATGACGTCACATGTTTTATTCAAACTATTCATCTTTGAGCTTAAATTCTGCATCAGTACATGTCCTATGTTGATtcagtaagccatgtggcttgCTCAGttacatgcagtaaggcaccgagtgacGTGTTACGTCTAGGCCCAGGTTTGGGGCGTGatagcttggtatcagagcactaggttcaagtgtcttaggaattctatgaaaccgtgtccagtggagTCACTTTTATGTGTGTGCGCACCACACATGTAAAAAGTtaaccaccaagacatttaagggtcgtttggttcacGGTAttagctgggatatcccagtaCTAACTGTGGGATTaattttgtaccatgtttggtagaaggtataaatttattctgggataaatttataccttgtaccaaacaaagtataaagtGCATCCCAAACTTAAAGATAGGATATCCCATCGTATCCCATTAATCTTGGGATTATCCCATCGTATCCCATCGTATCCCATCTCCTGGATGGGACAAATTAGTCTcaagagatgggataaattagtcccaagATTGCAATCCTGGGATAATTTTGTCtacgtaccaaacgaccccttaggaTTGTCTCAAATCTTTCATACTGTCTATCATGCAATTAGAGCTATGCCTTCAAGAACTCTTCTAACTCGTGCATATTGCGTTTCTTTCAGAAAATGCCTGCTAAGAAAAGGTATGCTAGGAGAAAGTCCGCTACAAGTAAGAGGGTTGTTGCTAATGCTGCTCAAGTGGTGGACTTTGAGGCTCAGAGAGTTGGCACCAGGGATCAAAAAGTTTCGTCGGGTTTAGCACCCCTGACTTTACCCTCGCCTACTACTGAGAGGCCTGCGGAGGTCTATTGTACAATCCCTTTGCTGCCCAGTTCCACAGATATGGACGTTAGGGGAGCTATCTAGATGTTCACCGAGATTGTTGTCACGCAAGCCCAATGTCAGGGAACGGCTCCAAGTGCAGGTGCTAATGAGGGGTCGTCTAGTTTCAGGATTAAAGAGTTCATCCGTATGAACCCTCCATATTCACAGGGTCCAATAAGGCTGAGGATCTACAGAACTTTATTTATGAAGTTCAGAAATTTTTTTGTGTCGTGCATGCTAATGAGATAGAGGCAACAAAGTTTGCAGCTTATCAATTGAAGGATATTGCTAATATTTGCTATGAGTCGTGGGAACAGTACCGAGGGGAAGATGCGTCTCCTGCGATTTAGGATGAATTTGTTGCATGATGATTCTAATATCGCTGCTcaaaatgaagaaatgaataTTACCAAGATTGGTGCTTTTGTACAAGGTAATGTGGACAGAATGAAGGAAGAAGAGGCACGACAGAAAGAGAAGGACAAGGAGTTTAGTAAGAGAGCTAAGTCTATAGGTAATTTCAGCGATAGGGGATCTCAAAGAGGTAGAGGCagacaatttttcaaaaatgggTCATCAGGACTTACTCCTTCTACAACCAGTGCACCAATCCCTAGGTCAAggtatgattaaaaaaaagaatatcaGAGCAGCAGGCTCACAATCACAGGTCAATTTAGGTCAGAAGACCATTGATAATCCAGCCTGCAACAGGTGTGGTAAGAGGCACCCAGGGGAATGTCGCATGGGCATAGATGTATGCTTCGGGTGTGGCCAACGAGGTCACTATCAGAGGGACTGTCCATCAGCGAGAAAGGATACCAGAGGTAATGTGGCTCAATCCATAAATTCAGGAGCTTCAAATTCACAAGCCCAATTTCGATGTGCTGCAGCAAAGTCTTGCAATACAGGCAGGGGTCAGAACCGCTTGCATGCGCTAGCAGGTCGTCAAGGTACAAAGGCACGTGtggatgttgttacaggtatactaaTAGTCTTCAATTATGATATTTATGCCCTTATGGATCCTGGATCCACCCTATCATATGTAACCCTATTTGTCACTAAGGGATTTGGGATAGAGccagaaaagttgcatgaaccctttgaagtgTCCACTCTAGTTAAAGAGTCGGTTATAGCTAGACATATGTATAGGGACTGTCCAGTTAGAATCTATCACcgtaatgtcacgacccaactagtgggccatgatggatacccggagctggctaccgagcaccactcatcaagctatctatcatactcaacctgggcatatatcattttcaacacAAAACTTATCATAAAACGATCTTCAAATAACTCCCAAACCATGTGTGTGCATacataggcccataaggctacaaaaataatgtacaaaatatacaatgaagGAGTCACTtaacatctacaacccacatataagtatctacgagcctctaactggaatgcgaaaatcataaggacgggacagaaccccgccatgccccagtatgtacacaaaaaaatataccaatgggcggcaactccggagtagtggagtgctcctgcaagTCTGCTGAAACAAGCTCCTAAGCATCtgcgccgtctccctgtctacctgcgggcatgaactcagcatccataaaagaaaggacatcagtacgaacattatactgagtatgtaaggcatgtacaacaacataataaagaaataaaagagcataagatgaagaacaaacctgtaactgattgcctcttaaggcggagtcatgcatgctaacttttatagtaaaaatagtatcatataatacatatataagctgcccaaccatataggtacggtgtgatcattattaacccgcgtccaggcctcccgcgtccgaggtgtaagctgcccactgcagtggtctCTCTGCTCGGCCACTTATAGGGTGGTGCGGTGTTATACTGCTCGGCCATGTAGGCACAGTGTAATCATACATGAAAATaacttaagcatgcatgagagcccaagtgaaagctacaactctatcagagtgacgtaaggtcggtaacctccgattatgttatgggtCAACATCATCGctaggtctcaccttgaaggaactaatgtcatgaggtgagacaacaataagaaataacatcaataaaatcataaagataggattatcaagctcataatagcatcatctcaTAGGCTTTGGAATCTCTGAAGTACCATCATTATCCTCATCATTATcgtggaacatatctcatctttatctcataagaagctcttaagaatcgtGAACTTTTAAACTCTTaggatgtaagaagatcatggaatatagaaaagaaatcataacatagaagtcatgcctttgaaagaaggggactaacctaacatacctttacgtctctttaaCTTTATCAACTAAACgctctccttccaagctcacgattctacattcaagagaattcataccaaAATTAGATAATTGGAAGTATACTTAAGTCTCAACTAAAATGATtaagagctaacaaaaattgggcagcatttcctttgtttcaacaacttcctccatataataaacaactcccaacatcaatagcaCACCCattatatcataatcaataaacttctttacATTAAACACTGTTCAATTCTCAAAACACcctttcaaggtcatccatagcCATAACTATGACATAACACCATATTCGTTCCCctataatacttctttaatgTCATTTGTATCCTTCACAACcagattatactcatggcatatcaagaactatgattcaagtcaagttattATTCAAGAATGTCATTATTTCCACATTTGGGCTCCATATTccactttcttctctaatccaagtctttcaacccctcaatacttGTAACAACATGAAGTAGATGAAAAattcacctttgattatgtaggaatgatctttggatgaagatactccaATTGAGAAAATCCCCAACTCCAATTCCAAAGGAAACCTTGACTTCTattaaccctagtgagcatccacacacttgactctactaattcttggtgtttaatctttgatttctcttcaACATGTGTTAATAAGGTGTATGGAATAATCTAGAGGTTTCAAGAGGTATGGAGAaagtgagaaatgaaaaataagacctTGGGTCatctttatataaaaaaaacaaaagctgGCCGTAATGGATtttacggacacttatacggtccgtataagtgaccgtataatacttcCAGTGATGACCCTTCACCGTGACTATTatgcggaccattatacggaccgtataattggtcgtataactcaccctcTACCTGAAATtgttctcgttgattcgtttgatcttcaatccttatggaaccttcttaacacttttttaatacttctttaaccatctaaggagccttaTAAATTCTCCTAAAGACATTTATTAAATAATCCTTAACTCAATAGTTCGTGAAACCTTTCCGAAATGcgacttatacttcactttccccaacgaactttcttctcttgcctcaaatgtctttggaatcttaattagaatcattaagtatcccttcttacttgtagggagaTCGTGAACACCTtacttgcgttagtctattcaccgcatAACGCCCCGaaattccgaggtgtaacatgtaaTACTATAGCCAACCTAGTAGAATTGGAAATGGTAGATTTCAATGTAATCATGGGGGTTTTCCATGGCTATGGGTAAAATAATTCTAGGCAATGAAAACCTATGTATTTATCCATTATTTAATgatttcttcctttattttagACTTAGAAATGAGGGTTTTCCATGGTTATGTGTTTCGTGAAAATGAACAAATTGAGGGTCCATTTGGGattatatttccatgatttttagGATTCTTACTATTTAGGCTATGGGTAAACTAATTCTAAATTAAAATTCTAGTTTTACACTTAGGGCTCAGGTTTGACTATTTTTGGTTCATTTTTGGGTTCCGAgtagaagtatagcaatatgggtgtcaaGGGACTCGTGTGTTAATGTGGTTTCGCATTTGATAGACGTTGATCATTTGGAGGCACTTCAGAAGGGGAAAGCTCAGGTTTGAGTGTTCATGTCTCCCGCTCAGCTTTCGAGGTAGGTTGCGGTTTACTCTTTAGATTTCGATTGGAGGACGTATATAATTTATACTTACTGAAGGTGTATTGGGTGTGAAAAGGGGTCCCATACTAGTGACTGTGATGAGCACTTGTGTGGGTACCGATGTATTTATACGGATAATTAACGTAAAATAGTGTGTTGTGACGAGGAATGAATGTCAAGTCTAAGGACATTGGAggtggtgataaatccacttgtttggtatggttgttgcttATGTGGCCTATGATAGCCATGTTTGATTAATACTTGTGACTATTAGTTCATTTTCACCTTCATCATACCACAGTTTGTCTAATCTACGAAAGAGGAATCATTCTTGATATTGAGTTGATATTATGTAATTGCATGGTGTACGCATACCCGTTTCATACTTTACgacatttttgtacatttttgGCATATGATACCATGCCTTCtgtattcatttatttatttatatatatatatatatatatatatatatatatatatatatatatatatatatatatatagtcaccGAATGAGGTACGAGGTGGTCCTATGAGACCggggaaagaggtaagaatgaTGTTCTCCCACAGCACGATGGGAAATGGTTCCGGATGATATGATGTGAAATTTTTGGGTTGCACGACCTACTTCCTATTCTATGTCGTATCCAACTTTCACCTATAAGATGGAATATGTTACTTTACTTGTTCTATGCTAGCGTCTTGCAGAATATATAAATTGCAAGTAagtaatgaaaataatgatttttatgtaaAAACCACCCGACTCACAAGGGtaataaaaaccacgacctacacctCTGTAGGATTTACCCCAAACTCCACTACAATGATGAGCCTCTGCAAATTCAAGTTATAGGctctgtaacctaggaactaacctctAATTCCTATCTCACTAATCTCCCTAGACTAGTAAGCAACCTTCAAATCGATCCCCAACTTGAAGATGAATTTATAATGGTATTGTATCTAACTATAATGCTTTTAATAAAgcggataaagatacaactcaataaacaacataatacAAAAGTCTAGACTTAAGAAATGGAAAGCATTATAAAGTAGAACAACACCTTTAATCTTTCTTCTTGCACTAGGGACGCAACTCAGGATTTTGAATATTCTTGATATCTCTTTGATCGCTTAATACtctgaattctctctttttGAGTGCGCAAAACATATTCTTCGTAAGACCTGGATATATATAGCATTGAGAGCACAACAGATCAGCAAACACAAAACCATCTTCGAGTAGGCCCATGAGATATAGTAGGGTTTGTGTTGAATTGGGATTCTTGCCTTTTGAATCGACTTCATTGTCCTTGTAGGAGTCTGAAGAATCTTTTTTAATTATGGCAAGGAATCCTATAACTTGACTtccaagtctttaccataaatctgcaaatcctagttgttGTAGGACTTGCGCTGGAACATGTTCACTAACCTGTTTCATCCACTTGGTTCATCTGCCTATGAATCTCTGCGCTatctgagatggaacatgttcacgaacctgtttcatcatcCCCTTATCGTTCAGTCTTGTGACTCCATCTTGAACCCACTTTTGTGAtggatgatggaacatgttgacaAACTTGTTTCATAGTATCATGCTCTTCGCTCTGTGTCTGTATTTCTTCACTTAGATTTATTCATTCTTTGAAATAAATCATGTCTTCAGCCTTATATCAGCTCTATGACTCTAATCATAGTCTTGCCCTGTATTGGAACATGTTTGCAGACTTGGTTCATGTGTTGTGCTTGCAACTCTTTTTACTTCGAACAAAATACTTCTGAGTCCTCTTTGCCCTTTTTCTGCTTGCTCATGATTTCCTTCCATTCCGATTCATTCATTAACTGCACCTGATGACTCTTTGTGATAGAACATGTTTTTATGCTTGTTCTATTCTTCAATTCTTGCTCtgtgactaagtcatcttctacTCTGCACCTGTCTTTGTGATAGATCATATATGTAGATGGTTCATTCTCTCTAATCTCATCATCACACTTGTCTTTGCATTGACACGCATGCTTGCAACATGAGACCTGTGTGTACTATTTTTTGTAACCTCTTTGCAATGGAACATATCTATGGACCTATTCTAACCATCCTGTGCTGCTTGCTTTTCCGGGAAACATGTCTATTGACATGTTCTATATCTCAACCAGCTGTCTAGCTTTGTTCAATTACTTTGTCAATTATCACATATATCTAGACCTGGTTTTCCATTGTGTTCACTTTgttcaatcatcaaaacttcccGCATTATGCCAACATAAGTGATATGATATAATAGTAGTGAGGGGTATATGTACCTCACGAGTTCCCCAAGGGTAATGACTAGCTGGAATTACTGCTAGCATATGTGTACAGAGATTTATTATTGGCCAGTGCAtttcattgcattcatacatttactatttcttacttggaACACTCATGCTTATTTGttgctatttcatgaaacatgaTTTTCCTCGTACATTTTTGAGATATGACTGCCTAGTCCTATATGTATTATATGGTCAGTCTTTATGTACTCCATGCGTGTTTTCgatcgttgtcggcctatgatacctacggaGTACTAGTGtggttgtactcatactacacttctACACTTTGTGCGCGTACACCAATCCCTGTTCCAGTTCGAATTCGCGGTTGATCTCGAGGCACAGTATCCGAGACCTTCAGAGTGAGCTACATGGCTGATCCGTGAGCTCTGAACATCTCCTCTTTATTTGCTTTCTGTTTGATTTCCACagacatttttaattttttcctattGGGCTTGTATCAGATTTAtttagtgctcttgtatgacttagaccaGGTTTTGGGGTTGTAAAGACTAAGTTATTTTTaagcacttatatatatatatatatatatatatatatatatatatatatatatatataagactaTTGGATAATGTTTtaagtttatttaattttccgCTTTGCTCATCAAATGCTATGACTACTTGGGGTGGTCCGCCTACCAGTGGCAGAGTGTAGGTCCTATCATGACCCGTGATTTGAATTGTGCCAAATTGGGCATTATAGACCACAAAGCCATATTTTCACACATAATAAGTGTAGTTTCAATTCATATTGTCCTTTTCTCTCATTTTTaagcctcatttgtttgcacttaatggacgtcggaatcttaatcattcagattcagcccattaagtgcatttgtttttaAGGTCTGAATTTTAATTATTCAGATTCAgcccattaagtgcatttattTTGTTTCCTTATAAAGCCTCTGAATAGATCTGAATAAATCAAATCCATAAGAGAGTCTTATCCATTCAGTCTCATTAAATAATAGGCTACTCGCTATTCACAAAAGCCTTCCGCCTCTGCCTTGTCTTCTGCTTCACGCCTCCCTCTTTGCTTTCTCAACCAAAAACAATTTTCTTCCTGCTTGAACTAGTTTTCTTAATCCTTTCAAGTATTTTGTCTAGCAGTATTTTTTATATTCACAATTTCCCAATACAAACCTGCAGCTTTAATGTGACATCTTCTATCCATTTTCTCTGTGGCAAATATGGAATAATAGAAACGATATTTTCAAAGGCACTACCAACAGAGTTTTCAGTAGCCCACACTATTACTAACCCGCTTCAATGAGACATCTTCAATCCATTTGctctttgacatatatataattaaagttGTGGGTTAGTATTGGGAAATTTGATTGCATCAGGAAAAGCAAATATGACTATTCCTGTACAATAAAAATagaagttgttgttgttgtttttttttttttggatcattAATCCATTGCCAGTGTAATTAATCCTTCATGTTGTGATAGAAACATACccaatttatgaataataaaagTCACTGTGTTGTTTTTGCTACCccgtttataaaaaaaaaaaaaaaaaaaaaaaaactttacttTTGGGATTAAGGTCTTTtatcaaatattattttctatcaaaaatattaatttattttgctGAAATGagttttttataatattttattgatatagtATAATTCCACATATACATTCAGATAttaaaaacaaacagtcttaatcattcagtgttcagatctaGAAATCACATCTTAGTTTTCACATGTGCATTCAGATCCAGACATCTAGATCATAATGCACATTTTAATATTCAGAtgtgtattcagattcagacgtcttaatcttatttgaaacaaatgaggccttagtcTTTCTATGTCATAGAAAATTCTGTAgacaaacttcaaaaaaaaaaaaaacaaaacaaaaccattatttcatgttattttttcTATG contains:
- the LOC132048855 gene encoding uncharacterized protein LOC132048855; this encodes MRLLRFRMNLLHDDSNIAAQNEEMNITKIGAFVQGNVDRMKEEEARQKEKDKEFSKRAKSIGNFSDRGSQRGRGRQFFKNGSSGLTPSTTSAPIPRSRCGKRHPGECRMGIDVCFGCGQRGHYQRDCPSARKDTRGNVAQSINSGASNSQAQFRCAAAKSCNTGRGQNRLHALAGRQGTKARVDVVTDLEMRVFHGYVFRENEQIEGPFGIIFP